Within the Rosa rugosa chromosome 2, drRosRugo1.1, whole genome shotgun sequence genome, the region ATCCTTAAGAACTTCACTTACCTCTAAAGTCACTTCCTGGAAGTCTGAATTTTTAATAGTTCTGAAGTCCACAGGGCCTTCAATTTCTCTTCCAAAGATTACTTTAGCAGCATATCGGAAAATTGTTTCTGCATAACCCCCTGAGCTTCCGCGGACTCCGTAAAGATGTCCGTCACTAAAGTTTGTCAACCTGGCAGAACAACATGTTAAAAACTCCACAGCACATGAAGAAGGCAAGTTAGAAACATTTGCAGGTCTTACATGCTATCTAGTGGAGACTCTTCTAAGCCCTCAAAATCAACTCCTTTTAACTGCAAGCACCCCCAAAAGAGATTAAGTTGATAGATGTCAGAATCATTCAGAGACCACAAAAGTGGATATGGGAGTAAATATGACCATTTGGGGCCTCACCTGTATCAGATCTAAAACTTCCCCAGTTGTCAACACTGAATCTACCTCTGAAACGCTAAGACTTCCATCCTCATTACTCTTGGCTCCATCAACTTCAAATACGAAGTCATCGCGTGACGCCTCAAGCTTCTTATCATAACAAGGCATCACTGTTACATGGTAAACATCATCTGGCCTGTCAAATAAATGTTTTCTGATTAAATCAGGCATATACAAATATACAATGAAAAACAGACATAGTTCAGTTATATACTTCCTGTTACACCCAGAGAACACTAAATACTTTAAAATTCATACACTAAGGCCAAGTTAGCCTACTATCAGATGTGGACTAAAGTATTAATAGTCTGCCTACAAATAAAAGGTAATTTCTCATGaaattaatagaaaaaaaaaaatttgatgctAATATACTAGGTCTTACAGAAATTTGTTAATTTCCAGTGTAATGGTACAGAATAAACCAAGAAAAAGAATGGGGAGGAACACAAAGATAATCCCATGTTTAGAACCTAACTATAGGTCAATAATTTCATGACTTATATGTATTACTCCCACTTAGCAGAGTATGGCAACAGCAAAAATTTGAGTAAATGGGATGTGAATATTATCAACATCTAATATTATAGTTCTTAGGAACTACTTTGCAGAGCAGAAATGATTCAAATCACGATTTCGATCACAGTTTAGATGAACTGTGTGCAGACTGCAGAGTAGGGGTTTGGCAAGAAAAAAATTACCTAAGACCCATTTTTTGGCATATATGCTTTTTAACAATAACTCCAATTGTTTGCTGGGGACTCTTCACTGAAGAAATATAAGGCAGTACATAGGATCCAAGTGTTTTTTCAGCATAACATATCCAGCCTGCAATAATAGATAACTTTGTCAAATTTCTTTACCAACAAAAACGAGATTTCAATGCCGTATTGAACTACTGTCTGATAAAATGAAATTCCCCATTTCAGTTTATGTCCCTCTACTGTGTGCTGAGGAGGgggaaaggaaaaagaggatgTGATGCAATTATCAAACTGCTGATAGGTTCAGACATATACCTGGACATGCTGATGAAATCATGGGCAACAAAGATTTACGGCTTTCATCATCAGTTGACTGGTTGTACCTTGTCATGAATTCATTACAAGATTC harbors:
- the LOC133730014 gene encoding protein NAR1 isoform X3, whose translation is MLEKQSLDEFLLNVDKGKAVIVSLSPQSRASLAVHFGISQLQVFRKLTTLFKSLGVKAIFDTSCSRDLSLIESCNEFMTRYNQSTDDESRKSLLPMISSACPGWICYAEKTLGSYVLPYISSVKSPQQTIGVIVKKHICQKMGLRPDDVYHVTVMPCYDKKLEASRDDFVFEVDGAKSNEDGSLSVSEVDSVLTTGEVLDLIQLKGVDFEGLEESPLDSMLTNFSDGHLYGVRGSSGGYAETIFRYAAKVIFGREIEGPVDFRTIKNSDFQEVTLEVEGKTVLKFALCYGFRNLQNVVRKIKIGKCDYHFLEIMACPSGCLNGGGQIKPKPGQSAKQLIPLLQAAYAENVLVSDPFANPIVQSLYNEWLEKPGSEKARQLMHTEYHPIVKSITSQLHNW